The Sphingopyxis sp. CCNWLW2 genome contains the following window.
AACGGTCAGGAAATCGCTTATTGGAGCGCGGTCCTTGAAGACCTCGCGAGCCTGCCGTCTTAGCGTTCCACAGGCACGACGGATGATAAAGTTATCACCGCCGCGCTACCGCGCAGAATCCGTCTTGGCCGCTAGCGGAATTTCGGCTTTTGGTCGCGCCAGGACGAATGCGGACGTTCTACGGATTTTCGCGTGGGGATCAAGTCGTTGGCGTTTAGAAGTCCGCTGTAACAGTTCCAATCACCCGGCGTCCCGGAATCGGCGCGAAACCACCGCCGCCGAAGACACGCCAGCCATAGACATTGGCGATATTGCGTATCTGCAGCCGAAAGGTCGCGGGTACCTTGCCGATGGTCGCCCGGTAGCGGGCGCCAAGGTCGATCGTCGTCCGCGCCGGAATATCGAGGCTGTTGTCGGCGCGCGCGACGCGTTTTCCTTCGTGCAACAGGCGAAGATCGACCGAGGCGCCGGCAATCCCCGGCAGCCGATAGTCGGCATTGAGGTCGATGAGCCTCGCGGTCCGGCCGATCGGCTCCGAACCCAAGCGGCCCTCGTCGACCGCTTGACCGGTCACCCGCGGCCGCAGCAGCACCGCGCCCGCGACGAGGTTCAGTCCGGGCAGCGGTTCGCCGGACAGCGAGAATTCGGCGCCGCGATGGATGACGGTGCCCAGGATGCGATAGACGCCGTCGCGGCTGTCGATCTCGAAATAGGGTTTGCGGATGTCGAACAGCGCGGTGACGAAACGCATCCCGCCCGGCAGCGCATAACGCAGCCCGATTTCCTTCTGCTTCGTGCGCAGCGCCGGCAGCGCCGCGTTGCGGTTGACCGCATTGCCCGGCGCGGTGCCGCTTTCCTCGAGCCCGCGGGTCATCGCGCCATAGAGTGTCAGCCGATCGCTGGGGGTGAAGGCCAGCGCCGCATTCCACAGCCATGGCCGGTCGCGGCTGGTTTCGGCAAGGCGACCGGGCTGCACGACCGCTTTGCGGTAGTCGCTGCGCGTGACCCCCAAATTGAGCTCACCCACCCCCGGCCAGCGCATCTCATAGCCGAGAGCATAGCTCATCTGGCGCACGCGATCTTCGGTCAGCGCGCCATAGCGGCGGTCGGGTTCGGGGCGCGGGTCGGGCACGCCGATGGCCGCCGGGCCGAGATCGGCGACATGATAGCCGCCATAGTCGCTTTGTTTGCGCCGTCCGCGCACCGACAACAGGATGCGGTGCCGCCGCGCGCCCTCGGCAAAGACGCGGCTGACGCGCGCTTCGCCCGACGTCGACGCGCTCAGCTGATCCTCGCCGCTGACGACGACCAGCCGCCCGCGCCCGCCCCGATCGACACCGTCGAAATAGAGCGAGGCGAAATCGTCGCGCGTGAAGCGGCTGTTGAACAACCCCGCGGCGAATTGCCATTCGCCAAGACTGGCCTTGGCGAGGCCGCCGTAATTCTGGCTGTAGCCGCGCCAGTCGGCCCATTGCTGGCCATAGAATAACCGCCGTTCGACCTTGGGGGGCAGGAAGCTGCCGTTCGTATAGAGGGTCGGCGACTGTTCCTCGTCGCCATAATCATAGCGTGCGAAAAACCCCGTCAGTTCGACGCCCATGGCGGGGCGCCAGCGTGCGACGCTGCCATAGCTGACGAACCAGGCACTGCTACCGCTGACATATTGATCGTCGAACACACCCAGCGCGACATTGACCCCGAATTTTTCGCTGACCGGGATGGCTGCGTCGGCGACCAGATCGGGTCCGAGATATTCGCCGCTGCTCAGCCGGACGCTGACCACCGTGTCGCTGCCGGTACGCCGCAGGTCGGTGTCGACGATGCCGGTTGGCGCCGGAAAGGGATAGCCGAAGGCGGTGAGGCCGACCCGGACCGTCGTGCCGCGCACCACGACGTCGGTGATCGCGCCCGCCCGGTCGAAATAAAGTCCCTCGACGCGCGCATTGCCCGCGTCATTGGCCGAAAAGCCGCGCACCTCGCCGCTGGCATAGATGCCCACCGATTCATTGCCGACGCTCTTGCCAAAGCCGTCCTCGGCCTCGCGCACGGCATTTTCGTCGGTGCGCTGCGCCAGCGCGGGGTCGGCCAGCGCCAGCGCGAGAAGCGCCGACCCCGTCCGCCGGATCACAGCCCGACCGCCAGTCGCACCCGCACCGAGCGCGCCGCGCCCGGCGTGATCCAGACATCGCTGTAGGAACTATCGAGATAATAGGTGTCGAACAGATTCTCGACATCGAGATGAAGGCGGACGCCCTCGGCCGCCTGCCACGACAGGTTGGCGCGCGCGGTTACATAATCGGGCAAGCGAAATCCGCTCGCGATATCGTCGCCCGGTCGCGCGCCGACGTAGGTCAGGCCGCCGCCGACCCCGATCGATCCGGGCGCATCGCCTTTCGACTGCCAATATCCATAGAGTGCGCCCGAATGCTTGGGGATATTCATCAGCCCGCTGCCAACGAGGACGGGGCGCGTATCCCTGATCACCTTCGCATCGGTGTAGGCATAGACCATCGTCAGCGAAAAGCGGTCGTCGAGTTTCAGATTGGCATCGAATTCGACGCCCTTGCTGCGCGCGCGGCCGGCAGCGACCTGAAAGCCGCTGTTCGCGGAATCGGTGACCAGGATATTGTCCTTGGTAATCCGGAACAGCGACAGCGCGCCGGTCACTCTTTTGTCCAGCAACGCATATTTGACGCCCCCTTCCCACGCCTCGCCGCGCTCGGGCGCAAAGGGTTCGGCGGTCGCGGTGACGCCCTGATTGAAGCGGAAGGATTTCCCCCAGCTGACATAAGCGGACAGATTGTCGCTCGGCGCAAAAGTGAATGCGGCGCGCGGCGAGGTTTGTGACGGACGCTGCCGGTCGGTGCGGTTCGCGCGATAATTGACGTTCGCCTGCCGGATCCAGTCGTGCCGCACGCCAAGCAACAGGCTGAAGCGATCGCCAAGCGTGATCAGATCCTGGGCATAAAGGCTTTCGCCGCGTTGCTGTTCGAGCAGGTCCTGATTGAGCGTCGCGACCGGTTTGGGCTGGCCATAGACCGGGTTGAAAATGTCGATGTCATACGGGTTGGCGGCGGTCGGGCTGAACCGGAAAAACCGGCGGCGCTGGTCATAGCTGAAGATGTCCCCACCGATACGAAACTGATGATCCAGCCCCCACAAGCTGGTGTTTATGCTGAGTTCGGTGCGCGCCGACAGATCCTGCCAGTCATAGGCGTGGACGCGAAGCTGGCGGCGTAATCGCGTCCCGACGAGCGCGCTGTTATGCGTCGACTGCCCCGTCATTTTGCCGTCGCGATACTGGATTCCTGCTTCGAGCGCGATGCCGTCGGCGAGGTCGATCGTCAGCGTGCCCTGATGTTGGCTCTTTCGCTGTTCGATCTGGCCATCGTCGGGTTCGCCAAGGAAACGGCTGCGCGGCAGCGCTTTGCCGTCACCTTTCACCGCGACCAGCCCGCGGTCGTGGGTGAAATGAACGAGATTATATTCGAGCTGATACAGAAAGCGCACCGCATCCGACGGCGACCAGGCGATCGACGGCGCCAGCAGCAGCCGGTCGGACCGATTGAAATCGCGAAAGCTGTCGCCTGCCTGATAGACCCCGATCAGCCGCACCCCGAGCCCGCCGGCCGCGGGGCCGCCGATGTCGAAACTGCCGCGCCAGGTGTCGAAGCTACCGTAGGACAGGTCGCCGCCGGCGTGGAACCGGTCCTGCGGCGCCTTGGTCACGATGTTGATCGATCCGCCCGGCTCACCCTTGCCCGACAGCGCCGATGCCGGGCCTTTGAGCACCTGGAAACTCTCGACCGTCGCAACGTCGCGCCGGGCATTGAAGCCGCGGTTGGCGGAGAAGCGGTTGACGAGCAGGTCGGGCCCCTGGTTGATATCGCCCGAAAACCCCCGGATCGCATAGGCGTCCCACGCGCCGCCAAAGCTGTTCAGGCGCGCCATGCCGCCCGCCAGATCGAACAGCTGCGACAGGTCGGTAAAGCCAGCCTCGGCAATCAACCGCTCGTCGAGCACGCGCACATTCTGCGGCAGCAGCAACGGATCGACCTCGAGCCCGTTGATGCTGGCATTGGCGGCGCGCGATCCGGTGATGACGATCTCGCTCTCCGCCTCGCTCATCTCGTTCGTTTCGGCCAGCGCAGAGCAAGGCGCTCCTGCGGCCGCCAACAGGCACGCCGACAACGACAATCTTCGTTTCATACTTCCCCCAAAATGCCAGGTCTGGCGCGCAAATTTATCAATGATACATCATATCATCCGCGGTTCGCCTATGCATGGCCTCGGAATGCGTCAAGCAAAAATGTAATGGTATAACGTTATATTGACTCCGCGCTTGCGGCTGGGCAAGAGGCGCGCTCGCTTCATAGGAGATATCGGATGAATGCTGGCAGGCCTGGCCTGGAAATGCGCGATGTCGCCGTCGCTTACGGATCGCATCGCGTGCTCGATGGGCTTTCGCTCAGCGTTGCCGCAGGAGAAATCTATGCGCTGCTCGGTGGCAATGGCGCAGGCAAATCGACAACCCTGTCCACTCTGCTCGGCTTCAATCGGCCGACGGCGGGCCACGTCCGCATCGGCGGCATCGACCCGGCATCCGACCCCGATGCGGTACGGCGGCTGATCGCCTATCTCCCCGAAAATGTCGCGCTGTACGACCATCTCAGCGCGCGGGAGAATGTCGCCTATTTGCTTGCCCTGTCGGACCAGCGTCAGGACGACGCGGCCATCGACGACGCGTTCGACGCCACCGGGCTGCAAGCCGATGCCTGGGACAAGAGGCTGGCCGGATTTTCCAAGGGCATGCGGCAGAAGGTGGCGATCGCGGTCGCGTTGCTGCGCCATGTGCCGGTGCTGCTGCTCGACGAGCCGACATCGGGACTGGACCCGCGCGCTACCGGCGATTTCGGCCGCCTAGTCGCCAATGTCCGTGATCGGGGCGCCGCGGTGCTGATGGTCACCCACGACCTGCTGAGCGCCGCCGAAATCGCTGACCGCATCGGTTTTCTCGACGCCGGCCGGATCGTCGACGAGGTCGCTGCCAATGGCGCCGACCGGTTCGACGTCCGCGCGCTTCACCAGAAATTCGGCGCTGCCGCGGCGGCGGCGGCGGCATGAGCGCGGTCGGATTAATCGCACGCGACGAACTGCGGCTGATGCGGCGGAACCGCGTCGCCATGATCGCTTTCGCGCTGCTCATCCTGCTGACGCTGGTCGCCGCGATCACCTCATGGACAAATCAGCAGGCGATCGCCGCGCAACGCGTGCAATTCCAGAAGACAGCCGAACAGGCGTTCGACGCCCAGCCCGACCGCCACCCGCACCGCGTCGTCCATTACGGCCATTTCATCTTTCGGCCGCTGGGGCCGCTGGCCGCGTTCGATCCGGGGGTCGATGCCTTTACCGGCAACAGCATGTTTCTGGAGGGGCATCGCCAGAACACCGCCAATTTCGGGGATGTCCGCCAATCGTCGCTGCTGATCCGGTTTGGCCAGCTCACCCCGGCTTTCGTCCTGCAGGTGCTGGCGCCGTTGCTGCTGGTCTTCCTGGGCTATGGCGCCGTCGCGCGCGAGCGCGAGCGCGGCACCCTGCGCCAGTTGCTGGCGCAGGGGGTTTCCGGGCGGAGGCTGCTGGCGGGCAAAGCGCTGGCGCTGGGGCTGATCGCAGCCCTCGTCGGCCTGCCGGCGATGATCGGGTTTGCGCTCATCGCCGGGCAGCCAGGTGCGCTGGCGGCACCGATGGCGGTGATCGCACTTGGTTATGCCGCCTGGCTGTTTTTCTGGACCCTCGTCGTCATTCTCGTGTCGGCACTGGTCCAGCGCAGCCGCGATGCCCTTCTCGCGCTGCTCGCAATCTGGACGGTCGGCGTCATCCTGATCCCCCGCATCGCCCCCGATCTGGCGGGTCAGGCGCGGCCGCTCGCGACGCGACTGGAAACCGACATCGCGATCCAGCGCGACCTGCGCCAGCTCGGCGACAGCCACAATGCCGACGATCCCTTTTTTGCCGCGTTCAAACAGAAAATCCTCGACCAATATGGCGTCGCGCGGGTCGAAGACCTGCCGGTCAACTACAAGGGCCTGCTGGCGATCGAGGGTGAGAAACTGACCTCGGGGCTGTTCGACCGCTATGCTGCGGCCAGCTTTGCCACCCAGGCCGACCAGAGCGCGATCATGAACGGTTTCGGCGCGCTCAGTCCCGCGATCGGCCTGCGCCGTCTTTCGATGGCGGCGGCGGGCACTGATCTGGATGGCCACCGGCGGTTCCTGGGTCAGGCGGAAGCCTATCGTTTCGACATCGTGCAGCGGCTCAACCGGCTGCAGGCCGACGGCGTCAGCTATGCCGACGATACCGCCGAGGATGCCGGCGCCGACCGGCGCAAGCGGATCGCACACCGCCATTGGAATGATATTCCCGAATTCACCTTCACGCCCGCGACCGGCGCCGAACTGGCAAGCTCGGCGCTGCCGGGGCTGGCGATGGTTGCCGGCTGGCTGCTGGCCGCGATGGCCGCGTGCTGGCTCGTCGCGGGCCGATTGCAAAGGAATCTGCGATGAGCCCGATCCGTCACGAACTGCGCCTGTTGCTGCGTAACCGGCTCGCCGCTGCCGCCCTGCTGCTGCTGGCCCTGCTCGCCGCCGCCAGCGTCGCCGCGGGGCTCGCCGAGATCCGCCAACAGCGCCAGGTGATCGAACGTATTCAGACACAGCAGGCGGCCGACGTGGCCGCGATCGCCAAATGGGTCAGCAAGATCGAGGATCCGGGCAGCGCCGCCTATTATAGCTTTCATCCGACCTGGGACCCGCCCTCGCCGCTCGCTTTCGCGGCGCTCGGGATGCGCGACGTTTCGCCCTATATCCTGCGCGTGCGTGCGCTCGGGCTCGAGGCGCAGCTTTATGACGGCGAAACGTTCAATCCCGAACTGGCGCTGCCGGGGCGGTTCGATTTCAGCTTCGTACTCGTCTATCTCGCACCGCTGTTCGTGATCGCCTTGTTCCACGATTTGCGGTCGTCGGAACGCGAGGCTGGGCGATATGTCATGCTCCAAGCCCTGTCACGCGGGCGCCGGCTCTGGTGGCGACGCGGCGTGCTGCGGTTCGTTTTGATCTATACCGCACTGGCGGTGCCATTTCTGGCCGGCGGCTTGCTCTCCGGCGCGTGGGCGCTGTCGCAACTGCTGATCCTGGTCTTGATCGCGGCCTATCTGGCGTTCTGGGCTCTTGTCTCCGTCGTCATTGCCCGGCGGGGATCGCGTTCGACGACCAACGCGGCGACGCTTGCCGCCCTCTGGCTTATCCTCACGCTCGTCTTGCCGACGCTGTCGCATATCGTCATCAACCGCGCGATCCCCGTGGGCCAGGGTGTCGAGCTGACCCTTGCCCAGCGCGAGGCGGTAAACCGGGCATGGGACATTCCCCGCGAGGTCACGATGGAGCGCTTTTTCGCAAACCATCCCGAATGGCGTGATACGCCGCGGCTGCCGGTCGGGTTTCACTGGAAATGGTATTTCGCTTTCCATCAGGTCGGTGACGAGAGCGTCGCAAACAAGGTTCGGGCCTATCGCGGCGGCCTCGAGGCGCGCGACTCCGCGGCGCGCACGCTTGGCTGGGTGTTGCCACCGGTCGGCGCGCAAGCCGCGTTGGCGCGCATCGCCGACACCGATCTCGCCGCACAATTGGCTTACCAGGATCGTATCCGCGCCTATCACGCGAAGCTAAGGCTTTTTTATTATCACTACCTGTTCAACGATCTCCCTTTTCGGGCGAGCGATTTTTCCAAGGCGCCAAGGTTTAATCCTGATTTCGAACCAGCCAAGCCCGCATTGCGAAGGTAGATTGGCCGATTGCGGTCAGGCCGCTTTCGGGCGCAAACTTTGAGAAGCGGACGCTCACCGCATGCCAGTTGGTCATGACTTGCACCGACCGGTAACGGAAACCAGCTGCGCCTCTTTTAACCTTAGGAAGATCAACGCACCGATCAACCGCGCTGCACCAGGGATCGGAAACGGCAAGAGCTCTGCTTCCGCCAACGCCGGCATGTTGCCAGCAATCAGCAAGGTCAAGGGCAGCGGGATCGCAAATGCAAACTGCAGCATGGTCGGGTCGACCGCTAATCCCGAGCGCGAGAGGGCCAGACACTGAAGGCAAGGAAAGACCGTGTCGGCCAAGAACACGAACTCTCGGCGCGTACTACATCGCTCCGATGGCGAGGCATGCACTTTCAAACCAGTAACCCTTTGGAAACCATACAAAGTGACTATTCCCACCCGATTGGATGTGTCATTGTATCACCGTTGATGCACCGGTAGCGGGACGGATTTATCGGAACTCCGGGAATATCTGGTGTCTCGTTTCCGCACATTATCAATGGCACTTTATGTTTTTCGCTGGAGCACGACGTCGCACCACGCGCGTCGCACCTCAGGGCACAGGCGATGTCGCACGGGGGTCACAATGAGGCGCTCCACCAGCGACAAACCAAAGACGAGGGAAACTGTTCGAAGCTGACCAAGCAATCGCAGTGATCATGAAAAAAGACGGACGAATTCTGAATTATGGCAATTCAGGAGGCCATAGACTGCTTTTCTTTAAATAATTGTTAACTATTTACTAAGCATCTTTATTTCAAAAATTGATTTGACGCCTAACATCGCGCTTCTTACCTATGTGCATGAAATATAGTGATTCGATCACTTAAAATAGTGTCAACTATAGGCTGACATTAGTGTAAGTATACGTATATTTCAATTAAAATAGGGGTCGTCATATGAAGAATTACGTAGAACTCCATGATGTGGAGGTTGGAGCCCTGACTCTTTTGAAGCAGACGAAGAGAATTCTCCTGGTTGGCTTAGCGATCGTTAGCATAGCCGGCACTACCGCGTCCGCAGCGCCAACGACGGCTCCCACCCCTCCGCTCACGGCCGAGGCCACTTCAACCGGCGCTCGCGTGTTCTCCGAACAGGCCAGAAAGCTTGGGGCCCAAAAATGCGCCCGGCTTTATTCGGTGCTGGGCGACTTGGTCTCGCATGGCGCCGACTATGCGGTGCGCACCGAGACGAACAAACAAGCGCCCGACGCACATATCGTTCAAGGCACCGTCGGCATGACGTATAATTTGCCTGATCTGAAAGGAAAGGCAGCGGGGCTGGTCTTCGCCGCGCCCTCGGCGAACGGCTGCGAGGGACATTTCGTGCGGGTCGCCCCCTTTCAAAAGCCGTGCCAGCAGGTTGTGAAGGATCTGCCGGCTGGGAGCATCTCCGCGGCCGACTTGTCGGGCGTTCCAGTCTATCAACTCGGCGGCGGACAAGGACAGGCGCTGATGATCGCGAGCGGCGCAAGCTGCGTGGTCGTTACCGTCACGCCGGGCAGCCAGACACCCTAGCCAGAAGCCGGCGTCCGCAGGGCGGCTGTCGATCATTCCAACAAACCGCAGATTCCGGGCGTGCCTTGTCGCGCGATGGCTCTCTGCGCCCTTTTAGCACCCGATATCATCGATCGGATCGGGCCAGAGCAGGAGAAATATCATGAGCAATTTCGAGACTGTATCGAACGGACGACGCAATGCGGAACTGGCACAAAGCTGGGTACTGGGCGCGGCAGGGATGGGCTGGACCCAGCGGCGCCGGTTGATGGCGGTGCTGCGTCGGGCACACCGTGTGCTCGGAGTGAACCGCGACCAGCTTGGACTGGGCGCCCTCGGCGGCGGCGGGATGGCCGCCGTGCTTGCGATGGGCATGATGGCCCCGCAGGCGGCGTTCGGGCAGACCGTTATTGGTAACGGGGTGCTGACCAACACCGCCAACTGCACCAATCCCTCCGCAGGGAATCAAAGCACCGCCATTGGTTGTGGCAGCAACGTTACCGGCTCCGCCTCGACCGCAATCGGCGCCAACGCCGATGTGAACGGCGACAACGGCGTGGCGATTGGCACCGCCGCCACTGCGACGGGCAATGCTTCGATCGCCATTGGTTATTCGATGGGGGCCAGCGGCCTCAACGCCATAGGCATTGGTGTTTTTGCAAACGCGACCGGCGTCAACGCGCTCGCCGTGGGCGGAAACGCCCGCGCCATTGCAGATGGAGCATCGGCCTTTGGTGTCAACTCCACCGCAAGCGGTGCCAATGGGACGGCCATCGGCTCCACATCTACTGCCGGCGCCGCCGCCACGGCCGTCGGCGTGTCGAGCCAGGCAATCAGCACCAATTCTGTCGCTATCGGCAGCCTGAGTCAGGCGACGGATATCGCGGCCACCGCCGTCGGCAACGGCGCCCGGGCGACCGGTAACAGCTCGCTCGCGCTCGGAGCGCAGGCCTTGGCCATCGGCACCAGCACCGTTGCGGTCGGTCAGGGCGCCGGCGCTGGATCGACCACCGGCAATGCCAGCTCGGTCGCGGTGGGCATTGCGGCCGGGACGCTCGTGAGCGGGGCGCAGAATACCGCGATGGGCGGCGGTATCGCCAGCGTGATGCGGGGCGCCGGCTCCGGCGTCTCGGGCACGCGCAACGTCGCCCTCGGGACCGGCGACGGCACCGTCGCCTATGACGCTACGCTCTCCGCCTCCGCAGGCAGTCTGGTCACGGGCAGCGACAACGTCGCGATCGGCACCAATGCCGGTATCGGCGTCGCCGCCAACGGGACGACATCGATCGGCCACAACGCCCTGGCCAGCCAGACCAACGCCACTGCCATTGGCTTTGGAGCAACCGCCACCGGCGTGAACGCCGTCTATCTGGGCGGACGCACCGGCGTCGGAACGGGTGCTCTCGCTCAAAGCGCCATCGCCATCGGGACGGACGTAACGGCAAATGTGGCCGACGCTACCGCGATCGGACGCCAAAGCGTGGCATCGGCCCAATTCGCCGTTGCGATCGGGGTAAATTCCCGTGCGTCGGGCATAAGCTCGGCAACGCTCGGTCCCAACGCAAACGCTTCGGGCAACTTCGCACTGGCACTGGGCAATGCGGCTGTGTCGAGCGGAATCGGTTCGATCGCGATCGGGTCGGGCGCCGAAGGTACGGACATTGCCGCTGTAGCGCTCGGCAACGGCACCCGTGCGACCCTCGCGCGCTCGACCGCGCTGGGGGTTAGCGCTTTGGCGAGCGGCGCGAGCGCGCTGGCCATGGGCGACACTGCGAATGCGAGCGCCCAGAACGCGATTGCTGCCGGAACGAACGCCGTCGCCAATTCCGCGGACTCGGTCGCCATCGGCACCAACACCATGGCCACTGGCGGCAAAGCGGTGGCGATCGGCGCCGGAAACGTCGCCAATGGCGACGGCGCGGTGGCGATCGGCGATCCCAGCACCGCGACCGGCGACGGCGCGGTGGCGCAGGGCAAGGACAACACCGCGACCGGCAACGGATCGGTGGCGATGGGCAACACCAACATGGTCGGCGGTGGAGGACAGGCGATCAGCACGCCTGGCACCGCAGCCCAAGGCGCGGTCGGCATCGGTTTCCAGAATACCGTTGTCGGTCAGGGCTCGGTCGCGATCGGCAGCACCAGCAGCGCGCTGGCGGCAGGCGCGATCGCGTTCGGTGACACCGCGATCGCCAACAATGCGGGTGACGTCGCGCTGGGTTCGGGCAGTACGACTGATGTCGCGGTGGCAACGGCCGGGGCGACGATCGATGGCGCCAATTACGCCTTCGCCGGCACCACGCCGACGAGCACCGTGAGCGTCGGCGCGGCCGGCACCGAACGAACGATTACCAATGTCGCGGCGGGCCGGATCAGCGGCGGCTCGACCGACGCGATCAACGGTTCGCAGCTGTTCGCGACCAACCAGGCGGTCGACGGCATCGGCACGCAAGTGACACAGAACACCACCGACATCACCAATCTCGACGGGCGCGTGACGACCACGGAAGGCGATATCACCAATCTCGACGGCCGGGTGACAACGGTCGAAGGCGATCTCACCAACCTCGGCAACACGATCACCAACATCAACAATGGCGCGGGGATCAAATATTTCCACGCCAACTCGGTGCTGGCCGATAGCCAGGCGCTGGGAACGGACTCGGTCGCGATCGGACCGAACGCGGTCGCCAACAATACCGGGGATGTCGCGCTCGGAAATGGTTCGACAACCGATGTTGCGGTGGCGACCACGGGTACGACGATCGGCGGCACCAACTATGCCTTTGCGGGCACAGCGCCGACGTCGACGCTGAGCATCGGTGCGCTGGGTGCCGAGCGGACGATCACCAACGTCGCGGCCGGCCGGATCAACGGCAGTTCGACCGACGCGGTGAACGGTTCGCAGTTGTTCGCGACGAACACGCAGGTGACGCAGAACACCACCGATATCGCCAATCTCGACGGGCGTGTGACGACCGTCGAAGGCGATGTTACCAATCTCGATGGCCGGGTAACCACCGTCGAGGGCGATGTCGTCAATCTCGATGGCCGGGTAACCACCGTCGAGGGAGACATCATCAATCTCGATAACCGCGTAACCACGGTCGAGGGCACCGTAACCAACCTCGGCGACGCGCTCACCGAAATTGCCGGCGACACCTCGACCACTTACACAGACGCGAATGGCGATGGCATTCGTTATGCCCGCACCAACGAAACCGGCCTCGCCGAAACCGATGCCTTCGCCCAAGGCGTGGGCTCGACCGCGCTCGGCTATCAGGCGGCCGCTTCCGGGGCAAATACGGTCGCGCTTGGCCGGGACAGCCAGGCCACCGTCGATGGGTCGCTGGCGCTCGGCTCGGGCTCGGTCGCCGATCGCGCGATTGCGCCGGTGAGCGGCACGATCCCGGCAGGCATCGGTTTCGTGCCCTATAATACCACCGACGCGACCCTCTTGGGCGCGGTTTCGGTCGGCAATGCGGCGACGAGCGAATATCGCCAGATTACGAATGTCGCCGACGGCACCGCGGCGCAGGATGCCGTAACGCTGCGCCAGCTTCAGGGTGCGATCTCGTCGGTTTCGGTGACGCCGATCCAATATTTCCACGCCAATTCGAGCGCCGTCGACTCGCTCGCGGCCGGCGCGGAATCGATCGCGGTCGGCCCGACCACGGTGGTCAATGGCGACAATGGCATCGGCATCGGCAATGGCGCGATCGTCGATCAGACCGCACCGGGAGGTACGGCGATCGGCCAGAACGCCCGGGTCAGCCAGGCCGACGGCATCGCCTTCGGCACCAACTCGATCGCCAACGGCATCCAGTCGATCGCGATCGGCCCCGGCGCCAACGCGAGCTTTGCGGGCAGCGTCGCGCTCGG
Protein-coding sequences here:
- a CDS encoding TonB-dependent receptor: MIRRTGSALLALALADPALAQRTDENAVREAEDGFGKSVGNESVGIYASGEVRGFSANDAGNARVEGLYFDRAGAITDVVVRGTTVRVGLTAFGYPFPAPTGIVDTDLRRTGSDTVVSVRLSSGEYLGPDLVADAAIPVSEKFGVNVALGVFDDQYVSGSSAWFVSYGSVARWRPAMGVELTGFFARYDYGDEEQSPTLYTNGSFLPPKVERRLFYGQQWADWRGYSQNYGGLAKASLGEWQFAAGLFNSRFTRDDFASLYFDGVDRGGRGRLVVVSGEDQLSASTSGEARVSRVFAEGARRHRILLSVRGRRKQSDYGGYHVADLGPAAIGVPDPRPEPDRRYGALTEDRVRQMSYALGYEMRWPGVGELNLGVTRSDYRKAVVQPGRLAETSRDRPWLWNAALAFTPSDRLTLYGAMTRGLEESGTAPGNAVNRNAALPALRTKQKEIGLRYALPGGMRFVTALFDIRKPYFEIDSRDGVYRILGTVIHRGAEFSLSGEPLPGLNLVAGAVLLRPRVTGQAVDEGRLGSEPIGRTARLIDLNADYRLPGIAGASVDLRLLHEGKRVARADNSLDIPARTTIDLGARYRATIGKVPATFRLQIRNIANVYGWRVFGGGGFAPIPGRRVIGTVTADF
- a CDS encoding TonB-dependent siderophore receptor; its protein translation is MSEAESEIVITGSRAANASINGLEVDPLLLPQNVRVLDERLIAEAGFTDLSQLFDLAGGMARLNSFGGAWDAYAIRGFSGDINQGPDLLVNRFSANRGFNARRDVATVESFQVLKGPASALSGKGEPGGSINIVTKAPQDRFHAGGDLSYGSFDTWRGSFDIGGPAAGGLGVRLIGVYQAGDSFRDFNRSDRLLLAPSIAWSPSDAVRFLYQLEYNLVHFTHDRGLVAVKGDGKALPRSRFLGEPDDGQIEQRKSQHQGTLTIDLADGIALEAGIQYRDGKMTGQSTHNSALVGTRLRRQLRVHAYDWQDLSARTELSINTSLWGLDHQFRIGGDIFSYDQRRRFFRFSPTAANPYDIDIFNPVYGQPKPVATLNQDLLEQQRGESLYAQDLITLGDRFSLLLGVRHDWIRQANVNYRANRTDRQRPSQTSPRAAFTFAPSDNLSAYVSWGKSFRFNQGVTATAEPFAPERGEAWEGGVKYALLDKRVTGALSLFRITKDNILVTDSANSGFQVAAGRARSKGVEFDANLKLDDRFSLTMVYAYTDAKVIRDTRPVLVGSGLMNIPKHSGALYGYWQSKGDAPGSIGVGGGLTYVGARPGDDIASGFRLPDYVTARANLSWQAAEGVRLHLDVENLFDTYYLDSSYSDVWITPGAARSVRVRLAVGL
- a CDS encoding ABC transporter ATP-binding protein; translated protein: MNAGRPGLEMRDVAVAYGSHRVLDGLSLSVAAGEIYALLGGNGAGKSTTLSTLLGFNRPTAGHVRIGGIDPASDPDAVRRLIAYLPENVALYDHLSARENVAYLLALSDQRQDDAAIDDAFDATGLQADAWDKRLAGFSKGMRQKVAIAVALLRHVPVLLLDEPTSGLDPRATGDFGRLVANVRDRGAAVLMVTHDLLSAAEIADRIGFLDAGRIVDEVAANGADRFDVRALHQKFGAAAAAAAA
- a CDS encoding ABC transporter permease encodes the protein MSAVGLIARDELRLMRRNRVAMIAFALLILLTLVAAITSWTNQQAIAAQRVQFQKTAEQAFDAQPDRHPHRVVHYGHFIFRPLGPLAAFDPGVDAFTGNSMFLEGHRQNTANFGDVRQSSLLIRFGQLTPAFVLQVLAPLLLVFLGYGAVARERERGTLRQLLAQGVSGRRLLAGKALALGLIAALVGLPAMIGFALIAGQPGALAAPMAVIALGYAAWLFFWTLVVILVSALVQRSRDALLALLAIWTVGVILIPRIAPDLAGQARPLATRLETDIAIQRDLRQLGDSHNADDPFFAAFKQKILDQYGVARVEDLPVNYKGLLAIEGEKLTSGLFDRYAAASFATQADQSAIMNGFGALSPAIGLRRLSMAAAGTDLDGHRRFLGQAEAYRFDIVQRLNRLQADGVSYADDTAEDAGADRRKRIAHRHWNDIPEFTFTPATGAELASSALPGLAMVAGWLLAAMAACWLVAGRLQRNLR
- a CDS encoding DUF3526 domain-containing protein, with the protein product MSPIRHELRLLLRNRLAAAALLLLALLAAASVAAGLAEIRQQRQVIERIQTQQAADVAAIAKWVSKIEDPGSAAYYSFHPTWDPPSPLAFAALGMRDVSPYILRVRALGLEAQLYDGETFNPELALPGRFDFSFVLVYLAPLFVIALFHDLRSSEREAGRYVMLQALSRGRRLWWRRGVLRFVLIYTALAVPFLAGGLLSGAWALSQLLILVLIAAYLAFWALVSVVIARRGSRSTTNAATLAALWLILTLVLPTLSHIVINRAIPVGQGVELTLAQREAVNRAWDIPREVTMERFFANHPEWRDTPRLPVGFHWKWYFAFHQVGDESVANKVRAYRGGLEARDSAARTLGWVLPPVGAQAALARIADTDLAAQLAYQDRIRAYHAKLRLFYYHYLFNDLPFRASDFSKAPRFNPDFEPAKPALRR